The Falco rusticolus isolate bFalRus1 chromosome 14, bFalRus1.pri, whole genome shotgun sequence sequence CTGTGGTGCCATCTCGGCAGCCAggccctgctgcagggtggcacCTGCACCTTCCCAGTGGGCTGGCCACCAGGcacacagccctgggcaccccTTCGCAGCCATGGTGCTGGACAGGGGCTCAAGGAGCAACCTGCTGCCCACGGGCAACATGGCACCCGGTCCTGCCCAGTGTAGCACTGCCCCATGGctctgcctggcacagctgtgcccagcaccccaCAACTCCCCATTTTTTCAGGGACCTGGGGACTGCAATGCATTGcccaggctgggcacagcctgACACGCCTACCTGTGCCGGTAGgctgccctcccaccccagaATCAGCTGTGGGGATGCCTTCCTGGGCACCGCGtccacagctgcctgcaaggGCACTGGCTGGAGCACCTGGGCTTAAcctctgccatgctgctgcccaccactgggctgctccagcagtgcgggctggcagggcaggctgtACCTTCACCCCAGCCCTTTGCCCAGCCAAGcgcccacccagtcccacctGCCATGGCCACAGGGCTGAGTTAGCTGTGACAGGTCCCCCTCCAGTGCAGGACACCACTGGGTCTGCACCCATGTCTGGGTCACCACACACGCCAGGACGGACAGacacagctcagccctggcatTGCTCACCAGGAGCTAAAACTGGCACAAACAGCCTCTTGTTCTGCATTCACCACCAGTAAACTCAGCGCTGGCAGCCaaaccctgctgcctgctgccctgcctggctgggccAGCCCTGAGTGCTTCCCTGACATCACCCCCGGTGTTCACTCTGGGCCCTAATGGTGGCCACTGGCTGGCTCACAGGATTAtctgcctgccccaggagagACTTGTCCTAGAAAGCACAGCAGCCGTGGCAGCTCCTGAGCtgtgcccaccctgccccacaCAGAACTCCCTCCTTGCTCCCAACGTGCCTGAGGGGGCCTGTGCTGGGGGACACTTGGCAGCTCCACAGAGAATCCAGCGTGCCATGGGACTTGCCGCAGGAAGGGATCCCGCCCGCAGCGGGCTCAGGGGCCAAACTGTCCCACTTAGCGCCGGGACCCCTTTCCCCTTTTCGGCGCGGGGGCCCCTGTGCTGCCGGTGGGGGCTGCGCCCTCCCCACACGGGCCAGCACGCACACACCTCGGCTGGCCGCGGCGGCGGAGTGGGCGCCCCGGGGGACCCTCCCTTGAAAGCACAGAGCGCTGGAACAAGCCCCctttgtttgcagagcacaCGCGGTGGCGGCGGCCCGACCGGGGGGGGAGCGCGGGAGCCGGCACCCCCGTTCCGCAAGGATCCACCCCCCATTCTCAGCGGCAGTCGGGAGCATCCCCTGCCCCCCCTATCCCCTCCGCCAGCAGCCGGCGGACCCACCGGGAGCCCCCACCCCGAGGCCCGGTAGCGAGTCGGGGGGGCGGgcagtgcccccagcccccagcccccggcagggCTCTggctcccgcccgccgccggtGCCACCCCAGGGCGCAGGGCAGGGACCGGAGTCACTTttccagctcccccagccagaCCGCGCTGCCCCGCGTCCCGGCGCAGGGCGTGGAGGGCCCGAGGGGGCAGCCAGCCCGGCTcggggcagggaggcagccccggggccgcggcaCAGCCCGGCCCGGCAGCACCCTGGCCCCGGCAGGACAGTGGCACCGGGCGGGGAGGCGGCCAAACCGCCCGGTGACAAGGTCTCGGCCGAGCTCCGCGGCGCGGGGGACGCACTCCCGGCTGCCGCTCGGGTCCCAGCGGGTGTCCCAGGAGGTCGATGCCCCGGCGGGGCCACGGGCATCGGTGACCCCCGCGCGGCGGGACGCTGCGGCCGTAAGGGCCCCACCCTCGCCCTCCCCGCTCGCGGGGGCGGGATGGACCCCCGCGCCTCCCCCCGGCGCGGCACCGCACCCCGACACCAGCCCTCTCTCCCGGGCACGGCCCTGCCCAAGCGCTTAGGGGGTGCCGGAACGGGACGGACTCCGGTCCCCTCCACCGTGACCTCCAACGTCCCCGCAGAGCCCGGTCCCGGGGGTGCCCGGGGGCGCGGCACCCACGGGTGAGCACGTGAAGGGAGGGGCCGCGCCCCGTGGAACGGGACCGGGGGGGGGCCCCCCCGTCGCCAGCCCAACGGATGTGCCGGAGGAATTTCTTCCTGCCGCCGGGCCTGGGCTGTCCCTCCGCCTCCTCGGCCCCCACGGTCCCCGCTCCCACTCTCCCCCGCGGCTCGGCGTGGCGGGTCGCGGGGGGACGTGGGTGCGGGAGCCTGccacggccccgccgcgccgggacATGCGAACCCACGGCCGAGACTCCCCGTGTCCCCATCGCCACCGCGCACCGGGTGTCGTGttcccccgccccgccccgccccgggtCGGAGGCCCCTCGCGGGGGGGATGCCGCGGAGCCCACGCGGGACCGCGTCCGGCGGCGCCTACCTTGGAGACGATGAGAGGCTCGCCATGCTCCAGCCCGCCGCGGAGCGTGAAGCCCCAGGGCGCgcccccctgcagctgcacatgCACGTACtggggggcgccgggccggcCCTCGGCCCGCTCCATGGCAGCTACTGCCCCAtcgcggcccggccccgcaccgcGGAGGAAATGAcacccccgccgcccgggcTGAGCGGCGCGGGGCCGAGCacggggcggggccggcccggcaCCGGGGctgctccgccgccgccgccaaTGAGGCGCGGGGGGACGGCTGCGATCGGCTGAGCTGGAACGGCTGGGCTCGGATAGGCACGGCACGGCTTAGCGCTGGTCAGCTTGGCTCAGCAAGGCACGGCATGGCACTTCtcggcatggcatggcacggcacagccTCGCTTGGCACGGCTTGGCTCAGCCCATTTCAGCACAGCCAtagcacagctcagcacagcgCATGGCACAGCttggcacagctcagcacacAATGGCACAGCACAGAACTGTGCTACTTAGTTCAGCTCAGCTTGGCCTTGCACAGCTGGACCCAGGGACCTGCACTGAGCTGCTTGGCTCAGCTtggcagagcccagccagcatggTTCAACTCAGTCCAGCTTAGCCCAGCATGGTGTGACATGGAGgactggcacagcacagctcagcctggtACAATTTGGTTCAGCATGGGATAGCAAGGGGGCCAGCATGGGCTGGCTGGCCCAGCATGGCTCAGCCCTGGCATtgtgctgtgcagctctgctaGGCTGGTGTGTTCCGGCTTGGCTCAGCTCAGTGtggcccagcacagggctggtaTGGTTCAAATCAGTACAGCGTGGCACGGCCAGGGCCCTGACCTGGTTTGGCTCCACTCAGCCTGGTCTGATTTTGCTCAGTGCAGTTCAGCTCAGGTTGACACAGACAAGCATGGTCCAGCTTGGCACAGCATGTCCCAGCCTGGTTTAGCTTGGCCTGGGATGGTTCAGCACAGCGTGACCCAGTTACGCCCAGCACAGTATGGTACTTCCAGGGACCAGCACCATTAgggccagctcagcacagctcagcctggcatggcatggcacagcatggcttGGCACAGCCtagcccagcccagcagcatggtgtggccagcagcctggcagtgctcaTACAGGTGCAAGAGGTGCCTGTTTGAGTGGCAGCGAAGTGATGCAGCACCCACCACAGCTCCCTGGGGCAGAAGGCTCCCCATGGCACCCCACCCCAGCAATCACGCTGGCGCCTtgagccctgctgcctgcagatgaGCACGCGATGCCAGCTCCTGTCTGGCCTGCCCACTCCGGCCCCCACCCTGGCCTGCCAGGTGCCCCAAGGCAGGCGTGGCAGCATGGCTGTGCTTCACCTCTGCCTTTCCCCCACGAGGTCCAggaggggctgctgtgcccctttggggaaactgaggcagggcaaagcagcagtgggcagcagctgggagtgGTGGAAGTGGATCGGCGCTGGTTCCCCGGGGAGCCCTGGAGTCCCGCTCCTCCCCTTCCCGCCCGGGGCCCGGCTCTTACTCATCTCCTTTGCAGACAGCCCAGCCGGCCGGGaaagctcagccctgccagcaacgCCCGCGGCCCCCGGATGCCGGCAGGCTGGGCGGGCACAGCGCTGTGGCCCGGGAGGGTGGGCTTGCTGTACGGGGCAGGCGAGCTACCCCCGGGTATGCCCAGCCCTGGCGCGGGAAGAGTCCCTCGAGTTTTTCTTGGCAGCCCTGTCCACCGGTGCCTGCCTCaaaccccagcccagcctgggggcaggcagccaggccaTGAGCCCGGTCCTTGCACAggctggggggtcccagggcaCCAGGGTGGGGCGGTCCTCAGACTGTGGCACTGAAGCCCATCCAGCAGTGACACACGGCCCCCCTTTGCATGGCCTCGGCATGTCCACCACTGGCCTtgccaaccccccccccccccttgttgTGCCCCCCACTCACTGCCAGTGCCTGCCATGCCTGGGACTTTTCCCAGACTCCAGTgggcttggctgctgctgtgccctttCTCAAATAAGTAACCAGGGCTGCCTGGCCAGGCGTGAGGGCTCTGCACCCTGGCTCACGTGTGGCCCCACACCCCATTAAGCACcacatccctccctgccctggcctcCCCCGCTACGGCCCTTCCAGACCTTATTGCTGTGtccagctggcactggggagggtgggcagcTCCCAGGGCAAGGCAGGCATCAATACATGCCACAGCTGCCCCCATGTCCTTGTGCCCACACCGGTGGTTCCCAACCAGAGCATCAACTCCCCTGACCCTCTCCAGcccagcaggagagcagcaccgtcctgtggggctgggcagtgTACCAGGTGCCCTGCCAGGGGCATGGACTGTAGCTGCCCACACCTTGCCCTGTGGTGTGCCCATAGAGCCTGCCTCAAATAAGCACCATGaagcagcaccagggctggggggcaaTGTCCCCTGTAAGGGCAATGCCTCAAATGACCCATGCCAGCAACAGGGTGGGCATCACCCTTGCAAATTCTCGACCTTTGGCAAGTGCGAGCAGAGACCTCAGAGCTGGGACAGCCAAGCCCAGTAAAGCTGCAGGCATGGTGGTGCCCACAGCATGGGTACCACTGGCTGACCCGCCTGTGCTCCACAACACTGGAGTCTGGGTCACTCTGCCCACCTGTGGGCCTCAGTGCCATGGTCCCTAGGCTTGATGCCCATCCCTCAGCTGGGCTAAGTAAGCTActgggcagcctggctgtgctgctgggctggcctGGGAGCAGACCCTCAGGCTTTGTGCCTGCTCTGGGCAATGCATGCCAGCTCGCAGCAATGGGCACAAAGGTGCCAAGCCCACTGCCAGAGAGTCTgcgtggggtggggggagctaGAGGGGTTCTCACCATCGTGGAGCGCAGTGCTGGGCTCCAGCCATTCTCCCCTGGGATGAAGGGAGCTCCTGGCCCTTTAAACCCCGATTGGGGCCATGCCTTTAAAAGGGCCCTGAGAGCTAGGGCCTCTTActctgcaggaggaggctggTCAGGAGCAGGTGGGCTGAGTGAGCTGGTCCTCCCCACGCACCCCACTTCACCCCCCTCTCCCCTACCCCCCTACCCTGGCACTTCTACAGCCCCCATAGCCAGGCTTCAGTCTGGCTGGCTTGGCCCCTGGTCTGGGTTTTAGTCCGTAATTTGCGCTCCTTTTTGAATACAGAGCCCCCCCACTTTTCTGTTCATGTGCTGAGCTGAAGCAGCTGGCATGGCTGTCCTGGCTTGATAGCAGCTGGCAGCATCCTGCAGTGGCTACAACCAGGTCTGCCTCTCCAGGGGAAAGAAGTATGACTCCAGGCTCCCCCTAATCTTGTTGCCAGCCAGCCTCACCTTGTAGTGCTCATCCACCCACCCTCACACTTATCATGGCTTTGCTCCATCCTTTcaccagcctcctcctcctccttgctgtgcccctttcccaggctgcaaaccagcccccactgccccttggctccctgcctgccatcccccccctgcccctcctgcaggCCCTGCAAGTGCGGGCAccaggcagccagggctggcgAGCTGGGCCAGCAAACAGGCAGCCCCTGCGCTACATGCTGAACCTGTACTGGCGTGCTGCTGATCGTGAAGGGCGACCGCGCCATGGCCGCAGCCTGGGTACTAACACCATCCGCCTGGTCCAGGCCAACTCCCATGAGCGTCAGCCCTGGGCAGGTaaggagcagctgggcagcaagGGCAGTGTGGGGGCCTAGCAGAGCCAGTGGGGTGGACTTGAGCCCTGAGGGGAGTCTCtgcctgcctccttcccctcttcagTGTCCTGGCCAGGACTGGCACATCCTGTGAACTGCGGGGCTGCCCTTGGCTGTGGGGTCCCCCTTGGTGGGTGGGCCAGGCTTGCCCTGCCCCTGGGGTGAGATGGGCAAGTGCATCGCTGGCCCTGTGTGCCActcaccccatcccatcctgccTGATGCTATGTCAGGCCAGTGGTGATGGTGCAGAGGATGGGAGTTGCGCCAACCACTCTTTGCCCTCCACCCCAGCAGTGAGCCATGGCacacagctgctgtttgctaAGGCTCCTGCCTTCCGTTGGGGCACCTGGCTGTCATGGGCTCAGCTGCCCTGTGTGGGGCCACCGCAGCACCCTGGgagagggctgtgctggcacagtgctTCCTGTGTCAACCTAAAGGTGGACTGGCTGTTGCTTCCCTGCAGGTCGCTGGTATGTGCAGCCCCTCACCTACCGCCTGGAGGGCCAACCTGAAGCCGAGCACCTCCTCCGAGCCACTGTAGTCTACCTGCCCAGCCTACCGCTGGCCCATGGTCACCTGCTCTGCACCTTGGAGCTGGCAGCCACTAGCAAGGCACCCGgggtgctgctcagccctgctgcccaccctcGCCGTGGTTGGGCTGAAGCAGATGTCACCCCTTACCTGGTGCCAGGGAATGGTAGCATGGGGAACCTGGAGCTGCGGCATGTCTGTGTGCGTGCTGGCCGGGCGGGGGATCGTGATGCCCCAGTGGCACCTAGccaccccttcctcctcctctaccTCAATGACACACAGGCTGGACTGGCACCTCCAGCAGTGGAGAACCGTCGGCACCGGCGTGACATGGGGACACTGGCCCATGACCTGCCTGGCTACCTgcgggagcagggagagaagaagaGTGACTGCTCCCTGCGCCCGTTCCCCGTCAGCTttgcccagctgggctgggaccaCTGGATCATTGCTCCCCACCGCTACAATCCACGCTACTGTAAGGGTGCCTGTCCCCGTCTGCTCCGTTATGACTACCACGTGCCCAACCATGCAGTGGTGCAGAGCTTCATCCATCAGCTGGTGGATGCCAGCGTGCCCTGGCCCTCCTGTGTCCCCTACCGCTACAGCCCCATCAGCGTCCTCATGATTGAGCGTGACGGTGGCATCCTCTACAAGGAGTATGAGAACATGATTGCAGAGGCCTGCACCTGCCGGTAACACCCACTGCCGGGGCATATCACACCCAGGTTTTGCCTATGCCTGCTGGATCCGGACTTCAGGGTTTTGTCTTGCTCCACTTGGGGCAGGCTCactgcccccaccccctgccaccccagccctgTGTGGCACTGCTCTGCAGGAAGGTTTTACGATGGCAATTTTATGTGAATTGTAGGTTTTTAAAGGCAGGAGTCTGTGCTGGGGCAGTTGACCCATGGCATCTGTCCTTCCTGCAGCCCCATGGCCACTGcctgttggatttttttttttggggggggtgggcaggcaggaggcagggctTGGCCCAATGCTCCCAGAGATAAGCTGGGTCCCTGGACTGGAGCACAAAGTTCTTAGGTGGCTGGGTGTCTCTtggtggagctggggctggaaggACAAGGGGTCCAGGTGTCCCCATGCTTGGCACCAAGCTGGTGCTGTCTGTATCTGGTGTAACCCTGCCTGCGGGATTCCTTCCCAGCTCACGTGCACCCCATCCTGTCTAGTCCTAGCTGCAGTGGCATCTCACTGGGCTGGGAATTGGGCTGGCAGGGGGGAAAACCCTTTCCTCCCCTGCAGTTTTGCTCTAGGGGGGCTGTGAAAACTGGAGGGACCTGAGCTGTCAGCTCCTCTCCCAGTGCCAGaggccaggcagctgcctaTGCTGGGCTCcattcactgctgctgctgccactccTGGGCTTGCCCTATAGCAGGGCTCGGGTCTCACCCTATCCCAGGGGCTAGACCCTTGTCATGGTGTCCCTCTGCTTTCTGGTACCCTTGCTGTCCCATGGGCCTTGGGATCTGCTGGTGTCCTGGCCTGTTCCTGGAGGGGTCAGTCCCACTCCCAGCACCCCTGCCACCTGGCTTCCCTCTATTTATTGCtgactgtaaataaataaattgatgGATTTTGCTAAAGACCATTTTGGCCTGCTCTTGCTCTGTCTCTGGGGTACGGCAggctccccctgctcccctgggacaggctggtaCAGACTGTGTCATTGTGCAGCACTCCTTGTGCTTGCACTGCAGGGGTGGGTGCTGCTTCCTGCTGTGCGAAAGCAGGTAAATCCCAGCTTGTTCAAGCAGGAGCTGTGAGAAGAGCCTCCTCTGCAGTGTAGAcctgccctggggtgggggggaccagatgtggctgcaggcagctgcctcagtggggctggggatCAGATGCCTCACATCCCTCTGTAttgggcagctcctgggggacCACAGGGGGCCAATAAGCTGGGTCTCCCCAGGCTATCTGTTACTGTATCAGGGCATTTGGCTTCCAGGGCTATTTTAGGAAGGTGTCTGAGGCAAACCTGCCTGTTCCTGGGCATGATGCCCCGTGTTTGTAAAGCTGGGGCAAAGTTACCCTTCTTTGAGCAGCGAGGCAGGCATAGGTGGCAGCAGAAATCCTTGTTCCCAGTGCTTGGTGGCATTACCAGCTGGGTACTGCCTCTGCATCCTTATCTCATGGCTCTCTCCAGGGTCTCATCCCTTGCTTGGCCTCCAGTCCCATGTAATATTGCTGGTCCAAGCTCTGTGGGCATGTTTCAGCACTTACTCCCTCCTGTGGGTGtttgctgtggggcagggggctgccagccccaaaGTTTCTCTTGTGTCCTGGCAGtgtgaggagctgcagagccCCAGTCTCCTCTCCTATCCCTTGTCCCTATCTGGCCACATCCTGGCCATCTCTAGCCAGGAGACTGTGGGGAAGGGATTGTCTTCAGCTTCTTTGGAATCTCGAGGACCTGACCCCAGGGGAAAGATTTTTCCCTTGTCAATCATTAAGCACGTAGTGTCGACTCATCCAGGCAAGTGATGATGAAAGATGCAGGCGCTGGGCACTGTCCCAGCTCTGGGCACCGCTGGGTGCCAGTGCTCAGTGCTGGCCCTGTCAGGGACCTGCACCCCAGACTGCTGTGCCCCCCCTCGGATCTGCCAGGAGCCCAGAGACAGATGGGCACTTGGGTTTGTctgtcccagccctgtgctctcATATGCACTGTGCTGGTGGGATCTTGTGCCTGTTGGGCTGGACCCCTTCCTAGGATACCCTCAGGGACCAAGGGTTTGCCCCAGCAGTGTGATCTCTGCACTGGTGGTGGGGCAGACACTGCCAAAGGGACAGAGGAGCAGCAGTTCAGGGAAAAAGCTGCTGTCCCTCGGCTGACCCTGGCACTGTGCCAGCAccggggctgccagggcagagctgggtgaagGGTgcggagcccccagcccagtgTCCTGGTGCACCTTGGGGGGTGGCTCTTCCCATGGATCCCACAGCTGTGTGAATCCCCCAAGCACAGCCTGGCACCCCATTGGCGTCAGCCCTGTGGAGAGCACCAGGAGCCCTGCCTTTGAGGACATGCCTCCACCCCATGCTCTGGCAGGAGTCTTGCCTGTGGGGCTGCCGCCTGTACTTGGGGCTGCACTGGCCCCCTGCTCTCCCCTAGGCCAGCCAGCATATCCCTGGCCCTTCTTGCCCTGCTCCAAgccccttctcctgcccccaACCCACACTGGGGCTTTGCTCTGTCTCCACCAGGTCCCCAGTCACTACCCTTCTTGCTACCCATCCCAAGTGGGCACTGCCACCTCATATGCCCCATCTTCTGGGATGACacctggcagggagcaggtgaCCTGCCCCACATGCCCTAGCAGTGCTGGGGAAAATCTGGGCCGGGCAAGGTGCAGGGGCACAGGGTGTGGAGCTTACCCAGCTGCGGAGCgcagctgccccctgccctaggcaccctgctgggagctgtagcAGAAGGCAGACAGTGATGCCCAGGCTCCAGATGCCTCCCTCACAGGTgccctgcagagatgctggcaGCCCCTAGATGGGGTGGGGGCCATATTTGTGTAAGGCCATGACCGGGCAGGAGCAGTGCCCAGTGGAGGCATGGGACGGCCAGAGTTGCCAGTACCATGGCAGCCTCAGCTGCTATTGCACTGAGCACTGGCCAAGGTGGCAGGgcctcccctgcccacccaTGCACTGCCACCGGCCTGGTGctgcttctctccctcctcttgcttctccccagcaccctccgGGTGGGTTTGGGCATGGGGGGTGGGCGCTGGGGGCCAAGGGGCtcaccccccccctccctgccccatccacccctctgggtgctgtgggagcCCCGGGAGGTGGGAGGGCATGTGGCCACCTGGCTGCCACGCCTGACACCCTTCTGGAGGATGGTGGGCAGCAGACCCCTGGGTGCccactgctggcacagcctcAAGTGCGTCACCAGGGCCTGCAGGTGAGCAAGGACCCCTGCCCGTCCCACCTGCAtcaccccctgcccagcctAGTCTATGTCCATGGGACCCCACACCTATCTCCATTCCCACAGTGTCTCCAGCCCTGGGATCCCCCCATGTACCCCAAAATCCCCAGCTGTGGGGCCCCACAAGTACCCCAACCCCACCAGCCTCTTAAGCTTTGGGAGTTCTGCATCCTCTGACCTCCCACCCCTACACCACTCCCCGCTGCCCTCAGCACAGGGACCTCCCATGCACCTCAATCCCCGTGTCCTCCAGTCCCGTTGTCCCTAGCCTAGGTACGCCCTATGGCTGAgtcccagcagagcccagctttACCCCCCCGACCCAGGGATGCCCCTGCTCCAGGGACCCTGGCACAATGCTCATGGCTGCTCTGTCCCACAGGGCTGGGCGCCGTGCCCCACCACAGGATGAGTGCTGACAGACACTGGCAATCCCAGGAAAGCACCCCCTGCACTGGGACCACCAGAAACTAGGGTTTACTGTGTGCTCACTGCCTGAACAGGACTCCTTGGCAGACATGCACCCCATGGGGCTGCGTGGGGGAAGGACTGTGCCCCCATGGCCCCAGGGCAATGGTGCAGCTCAGCCTCTTTGGATGCTTTATGCAGGCAATAAACCCACTGCCTCCCTGCCCGCATCCAGCAGCTTCTTGCCCTTGCCCACCTGTGTGAGGATAGGTTACACAGGTGCCAGGGCCACACGTGCCTGAAGGTGGCACAGGGGGGTACGTGGCACCCGTGGGCTCCTGCCTATCACCCGATGGGTGCTGAGTCTGTCGCAGCACCTGCTTGGCCCCCACCTGCCCATATGTGTCCCCAGGGCAAGGGATGTTGGGGTCCCCAGGAGCCCACCACATCCACTCACTGCTGGTgtacctctgtgtgtgtgtgaatgtgcATATGCATGAATGTCTGCCTGCACCTATACATGTGTGTGGATATATATGCCTGTGCCTATGTGTTTGCATACATGCATAGATTATGTATGTGCACAGGAAAtatgtgtgtgcctgtgtgtatgtatgtctATGCATGTGTAGATGTGTATATGGATTCCTGTGCATATGCGTGTGTGCCTGTATGTGCTGCGCATGTGCTGTGTATACATAGAAATGCAAAAGTATGTATGCATCGTGTGTACACATGCACGTGCATGGACGCGTGTGTGCCGTGATTTAACTTTCAGCCAGCAACTACCACGAAGCCGTCTGCTCACTCCCTGCCCCCCCTAGTGAGATGGGGAGGTGAATCAAAAAAAAGGTGAAGCCTGggggttgaggtaagaacagtttaataattgaaataaagtaaaacaacaaCGACAATAGTAATTGGAATGAagaggacagggagagaaaagaatgaaaccCACGGGGAAACCCCCAAGGGATGCCCAACACAGTTACTCACCCCCGCTGAGTGATGCCCAGCCCGCTCCCGAGCAGCGGTCGGTGGCTCCCgggcagctccccccagtttagGTACCGAGCATGACGTTCTGTGGGATGGAATAGCCCTTcggccagttcaggtcagctgcgCTGGCTGCGTCCTCCCCTTGTGGCCCTGCTCGCTGGCAGCACACGCGGGATCGGGAGGGCTCAGAGCA is a genomic window containing:
- the BMP15 gene encoding bone morphogenetic protein 15; its protein translation is MALLHPFTSLLLLLAVPLSQAANQPPLPLGSLPAIPPLPLLQALQVRAPGSQGWRAGPANRQPLRYMLNLYWRAADREGRPRHGRSLGTNTIRLVQANSHERQPWAGRWYVQPLTYRLEGQPEAEHLLRATVVYLPSLPLAHGHLLCTLELAATSKAPGVLLSPAAHPRRGWAEADVTPYLVPGNGSMGNLELRHVCVRAGRAGDRDAPVAPSHPFLLLYLNDTQAGLAPPAVENRRHRRDMGTLAHDLPGYLREQGEKKSDCSLRPFPVSFAQLGWDHWIIAPHRYNPRYCKGACPRLLRYDYHVPNHAVVQSFIHQLVDASVPWPSCVPYRYSPISVLMIERDGGILYKEYENMIAEACTCR